A genomic stretch from Azospirillum lipoferum 4B includes:
- a CDS encoding type VI secretion system Vgr family protein — MQFVQDDRLLSLETPAGPDVLLVERVQGREALSSPFLYRIDALGPIEPLAAETIVGNSVNIGFRQLDGERHYVNGIARSLGVGVPVGRDQRYYTIEVVPWLSLLSYTSDCRIFHSLGGGGPTTVPKIVETIFQEFGFSNFEFRSLSGTYQPREYCVQYNETYFDFISRLLEEEGIYYYFAHERDRHKLILSDSAAGYAKLSPATLRFNPSGQYADQIERWERVYSIASGRWATKDYDFQAPRTALDSGEASVAKVPVSTKYELFEYPGRYATRDAGSALARRRMETEERGLEGVRGTGACRSLHPGMVFALTDHPTAAENNQPVVVAELEFDACNEGFLPGDKRKASYGNSFRALPAKAVVRPARRTPKPSVRGIQTAFVVGPAGEEIYTDKFGRIMVQFHWDRRGRSDEKSSCWIRVAQSWAGHQWGMQTVPRIGMEVLVDFVDGDPDRPMVIGVVNNADALPTYALPEHKTRSGIKTRSSPGGRGFNEIRFEDKAGKEQVFVHAQRDYDLRIGHDSRSSVASGQHVNVAGGLWEWVGKNHHATVDGDHVESIGGGVSRTVGVDLHDKIGTNYAVNAGANLCLEAGASLTLKVGGNFITLSPAGIAMNGTMVLINSGGAANGLSASPAKPDKPSPADKDKGGTIPAPPKAKLPRPAQSHTPKAAAQAMVMRSAAASNTPLCEICQT; from the coding sequence ATGCAGTTCGTTCAGGACGACCGCCTGCTGTCGCTGGAAACGCCTGCCGGCCCCGACGTGCTGCTGGTGGAGCGGGTGCAGGGGCGCGAGGCGCTGTCCAGCCCCTTCCTCTACCGCATCGACGCGCTGGGACCCATCGAGCCGCTGGCAGCCGAGACCATCGTCGGCAACAGCGTCAACATCGGCTTCCGGCAACTGGACGGCGAGCGCCACTATGTCAACGGCATCGCGCGCTCGCTCGGCGTCGGCGTGCCGGTGGGGCGCGACCAGCGTTACTACACCATCGAGGTGGTGCCCTGGCTGTCGCTGCTGTCCTACACCAGCGATTGCCGCATCTTCCACAGCCTGGGCGGAGGCGGGCCGACGACGGTGCCGAAGATCGTCGAGACGATCTTCCAGGAATTCGGCTTCTCCAACTTCGAATTCCGCAGCCTGAGCGGCACCTACCAGCCGCGCGAATATTGCGTCCAGTACAACGAGACCTATTTCGACTTCATCAGCCGGCTGCTGGAAGAAGAGGGCATCTATTATTACTTCGCGCATGAGCGCGACCGGCACAAGCTGATCCTGTCCGACAGCGCCGCCGGCTATGCCAAGCTGTCGCCGGCCACCCTGCGCTTCAACCCCAGCGGCCAGTATGCCGACCAGATCGAGCGGTGGGAGCGGGTCTATTCCATCGCGTCGGGCCGCTGGGCGACCAAGGACTACGATTTCCAGGCTCCGCGCACGGCGCTGGACAGCGGCGAGGCGTCGGTCGCCAAGGTGCCGGTTTCGACCAAATACGAGCTGTTCGAATATCCCGGCCGCTATGCCACGCGCGACGCCGGATCGGCGCTCGCCCGCCGCCGGATGGAGACGGAGGAGCGCGGGCTGGAGGGGGTGCGCGGCACCGGTGCCTGCCGCAGCCTGCACCCCGGCATGGTTTTCGCCCTGACCGACCATCCGACGGCGGCGGAGAACAACCAGCCCGTCGTGGTGGCGGAGCTGGAGTTCGACGCCTGCAACGAGGGCTTCCTGCCCGGCGACAAGCGCAAGGCGTCCTACGGCAACAGCTTCCGCGCCCTGCCGGCGAAGGCGGTGGTGCGGCCGGCGCGGCGCACGCCCAAGCCGTCGGTGCGCGGCATCCAGACCGCCTTCGTCGTCGGCCCGGCGGGGGAGGAGATCTACACCGACAAGTTCGGCCGCATCATGGTGCAGTTCCATTGGGACCGCCGCGGCCGGTCGGACGAGAAAAGCTCCTGCTGGATCCGGGTGGCGCAAAGCTGGGCCGGGCACCAATGGGGCATGCAGACGGTGCCGCGCATCGGCATGGAAGTGCTGGTCGATTTCGTCGACGGCGATCCCGACCGGCCGATGGTGATCGGCGTGGTCAACAACGCCGACGCGCTGCCGACCTACGCCCTGCCCGAACACAAGACGCGCTCCGGCATCAAGACGCGCAGCTCGCCCGGCGGGCGCGGCTTCAACGAGATCCGCTTCGAGGACAAGGCGGGCAAGGAGCAGGTCTTCGTCCATGCCCAGCGCGACTACGACCTGCGCATCGGCCATGACAGCCGCAGCTCGGTGGCGTCCGGCCAGCATGTGAACGTCGCCGGCGGCCTGTGGGAATGGGTGGGCAAGAACCATCACGCCACGGTGGACGGCGACCATGTGGAGTCCATCGGCGGCGGCGTGTCGCGCACGGTCGGCGTCGACCTGCACGACAAGATCGGCACCAACTATGCCGTCAATGCCGGGGCGAATTTGTGCCTGGAGGCCGGCGCCTCGCTGACGCTGAAGGTCGGCGGCAACTTCATCACGCTGAGCCCGGCCGGCATCGCCATGAACGGCACCATGGTGCTGATCAACAGCGGCGGTGCGGCCAACGGGCTGAGCGCCTCGCCGGCCAAGCCGGACAAGCCGTCGCCGGCCGACAAGGACAAGGGCGGGACGATCCCGGCCCCGCCGAAGGCCAAGCTGCCGCGCCCGGCGCAAAGTCACACCCCGAAGGCCGCGGCCCAGGCCATGGTGATGCGCAGCGCCGCCGCGTCCAACACGCCGCTGTGCGAGATCTGCCAGACATGA
- a CDS encoding DUF4123 domain-containing protein has product MTELSPRRSPQEVVARLAHHLWPQGDETRALYMIVDAARDPGLYPGLLAREEEADMRSLYQGDTASELAEVAPYLVRLTRGSAVADWLVGEGWGRGWGILVQTDGDIDAVRRHFRKFTIVNGEGGAAYLFRFYDPAVLGSFLPISDEAQRAALFGPGIRFMMEDAGADALVLFESVNGDLRRVEIPLRTAPGAAPGVVLGADAPRIR; this is encoded by the coding sequence ATGACGGAGCTTTCCCCCCGCCGGTCACCGCAGGAGGTGGTCGCGCGCCTTGCCCATCATTTGTGGCCGCAGGGGGATGAGACGCGCGCTCTCTACATGATCGTCGACGCCGCGCGCGACCCCGGCCTCTATCCCGGCCTGCTGGCGCGGGAGGAGGAGGCCGACATGCGCTCCCTCTACCAGGGCGACACGGCGAGCGAGCTGGCGGAGGTGGCGCCCTATCTGGTCCGGCTGACGCGCGGCAGCGCCGTCGCCGACTGGCTGGTGGGGGAGGGCTGGGGACGTGGCTGGGGCATCCTGGTGCAGACCGACGGCGACATCGACGCGGTGCGCCGCCATTTCCGCAAATTCACCATCGTCAACGGCGAGGGCGGGGCGGCCTATCTGTTCCGTTTCTACGACCCGGCGGTGCTTGGCAGCTTCCTGCCGATCAGCGACGAGGCCCAGCGCGCCGCATTGTTCGGCCCCGGCATCCGGTTCATGATGGAGGATGCGGGCGCCGACGCGCTCGTCCTGTTCGAATCGGTCAACGGCGACCTGCGCCGCGTCGAAATCCCGCTGCGGACCGCTCCGGGCGCCGCCCCGGGCGTCGTATTGGGTGCAGACGCGCCCCGAATCCGCTGA
- a CDS encoding PAAR domain-containing protein produces MPPAARLTDMHSCPMTTGPVPHVGGPIVSPGVPAVLIEFLPAAVVTDMCVCVGPPDVIVKGSATVMVGGRPAARLGDQTAHGGVIVTGAPTVVVGG; encoded by the coding sequence ATGCCGCCCGCCGCGCGCCTGACCGACATGCACAGCTGCCCGATGACGACCGGCCCGGTCCCGCATGTCGGCGGCCCCATCGTCAGCCCCGGCGTGCCGGCGGTCCTGATCGAGTTCCTGCCGGCCGCGGTGGTCACCGACATGTGCGTCTGCGTCGGCCCGCCCGACGTGATCGTGAAGGGATCGGCGACGGTGATGGTCGGCGGCCGGCCGGCGGCACGGCTGGGCGACCAGACCGCCCATGGCGGGGTGATCGTCACCGGGGCGCCGACGGTGGTGGTCGGCGGCTGA
- the tagH gene encoding type VI secretion system-associated FHA domain protein TagH, whose amino-acid sequence MLRLRIVSDHRASLGGNAEKTLHGGDLTVGRGVENGWILPDPDLLLSRQHCVFEKTAAGYRVIDTSTNGVFLNGSDRPLGRNVPAALGSGDRIRIGRFIIEATVETLSAPSFTEISGAFRLGGTDSAPDPFAPDPFAPPPPAAAAPDRFDELFADPLAGSVEQRPFEHRPLRSEEAPFDAWTASSSGAAPRERADDWRFGTVDDHSDPLNQSLSIGVSYQPPAAAPPPSGGGIPDDWDDELFAPPKPAASTVPHPAFPAAAKTAQPLPEDWNIDETLPDPAADPLPAEPSPVARVAEPIPLPDDSVIVPHAVPQVVPPPPAPVSPPAPLAAPVTDAGAAVAAFYEGFGAPLPADGLPDPTATMRNLGEALRVSLGALHASLRARSRFKDEFHLEQTSFRPAGENPLKRCETLDEAVSVLANPRLRGFLPMADAVREAASDVQVHHLAYAAALQTALKQVVAKFDPGALSQRLETRLLDSIVPAARKARYWDQYETLYKDLVVELEEDFDRVIGDAIAREYDRFVRGDTGRDPEGGSPD is encoded by the coding sequence ATGCTGAGGCTGAGGATCGTTTCGGACCATCGGGCGTCGCTGGGCGGCAATGCCGAGAAGACGCTGCATGGCGGCGACCTCACCGTCGGGCGCGGGGTCGAGAATGGCTGGATCCTCCCCGATCCCGACCTGCTGCTGTCGCGCCAGCACTGTGTCTTCGAGAAGACCGCGGCCGGCTACCGGGTGATCGACACCAGCACCAACGGCGTCTTCCTCAACGGTTCCGACCGGCCGCTCGGCCGCAATGTGCCGGCGGCTCTCGGGTCGGGCGACCGTATCCGCATCGGTCGCTTCATCATCGAGGCGACGGTGGAAACGCTGTCCGCCCCCAGCTTCACCGAGATTTCCGGCGCCTTCCGGTTGGGCGGGACCGATAGCGCGCCCGATCCCTTCGCCCCCGATCCCTTCGCCCCGCCGCCGCCCGCTGCCGCGGCACCGGACCGGTTCGACGAGCTGTTCGCCGACCCCCTCGCCGGTTCCGTCGAGCAGCGCCCGTTCGAACACCGGCCGCTGCGGTCGGAAGAGGCGCCCTTCGATGCCTGGACCGCGTCCAGCAGCGGTGCGGCGCCGCGCGAGCGGGCGGACGACTGGCGGTTCGGCACGGTGGACGACCATTCCGACCCGCTGAACCAGTCGCTGTCCATCGGCGTCTCGTATCAGCCGCCTGCCGCCGCACCGCCGCCGTCGGGCGGGGGCATCCCCGACGACTGGGACGACGAGCTGTTCGCCCCGCCGAAGCCGGCGGCCTCCACCGTCCCGCACCCGGCCTTCCCCGCCGCGGCGAAGACGGCCCAGCCGTTGCCGGAAGACTGGAACATCGACGAGACGCTGCCCGATCCGGCGGCCGATCCGCTGCCGGCGGAGCCGTCGCCGGTCGCCCGGGTGGCCGAGCCGATCCCGCTGCCGGACGACTCCGTCATCGTTCCCCACGCGGTGCCGCAGGTCGTGCCGCCGCCGCCCGCGCCCGTGTCCCCTCCCGCGCCGCTCGCCGCGCCCGTTACCGACGCGGGTGCCGCGGTCGCCGCCTTCTATGAGGGGTTCGGCGCGCCGCTGCCGGCGGACGGGCTGCCGGACCCGACTGCGACGATGCGCAACCTGGGCGAGGCGCTGCGCGTCAGCCTGGGGGCGCTGCATGCGTCGCTGCGGGCGCGCTCCCGTTTCAAGGACGAGTTCCATCTGGAGCAGACCAGCTTCCGCCCGGCGGGGGAGAACCCGCTGAAGCGGTGCGAGACGCTTGACGAGGCGGTGTCGGTGCTGGCCAACCCGCGCCTGCGCGGCTTCCTGCCGATGGCCGACGCGGTGCGCGAGGCGGCGAGCGATGTGCAGGTCCACCACCTCGCCTATGCCGCGGCGCTGCAGACCGCGCTGAAGCAGGTGGTCGCCAAGTTCGATCCCGGCGCGCTCAGCCAGCGGCTGGAGACGCGGCTTCTCGACAGCATCGTTCCGGCGGCGCGCAAGGCCCGCTACTGGGACCAGTACGAGACGCTCTACAAGGATCTGGTGGTCGAGCTGGAAGAGGATTTCGACCGGGTGATCGGCGACGCCATCGCCCGCGAATACGACCGCTTCGTGCGCGGCGACACCGGCCGGGATCCGGAGGGCGGATCGCCGGACTGA
- a CDS encoding serine/threonine-protein kinase, which translates to MAQTTDDSHEPTAILPAASGGAKQGADAEATRLTTPPAAATSVSGASVAPTSVTAASVSGVDAAGGRAAPAPIGPGTLLSHTYEVAGLIARGGMGEVHRARHVDMNTWHAVKVIRPELAQDAKMVELLRREAAALREIRHEAVVSYDGVFRDEYGRILLSMEYLDGPSLQEVLQGGPLDPDDVAILLDRVASGLAAAHQRGIVHRDMSTDNVILPGREIANAKIIDFGIAKQTAGGAGTVIGDAFAGKYGYASPEQFGLFGGQVGPQSDIYSAGLVLAAAALGRPLDMGRTPQAMIERRMSVPDLSALAEPLRGVLCSMLEPDPQNRARTMAELVGALTRRPAEITPFDATPFPAATPATEEGPKPAVAGRQAKSAQAKTVEATAQPTKKAPVGLIAGGVGGLVAAGVAGFLLFGQSQPPAQTSAQAPVKEAAAPATPTPTPTPPAAPPPAMTTAPLGTPTPPAPPPAEPVKTEAPAPDPVKPAVTQTPAAPVPPQPVTPAVQTVTPPAPTPPPAQVVPAAVPAPPPVPTITPAEARKRVEAAAAGFTCAGVRAVETGKGLRIGGYVGSDADAGALKAAITGLPGGVDIDARVAVRPWPLCEALGVAGLPARAEAQGADALGLGFNRPSMVYRQGEKLEVTVTPAMSGYLTVDYIDMEGNAIHMVPMRLRRDDRVDAGRPVTLGVAKSPSDRVYTIAPPYGPAMILALVTREPLFPAEREEVEPAGGYLANLRSAIAKAEAKGNVVVQSAFFTTVAE; encoded by the coding sequence ATGGCCCAGACCACCGACGACAGCCACGAGCCCACCGCCATCCTGCCGGCCGCGTCCGGAGGCGCGAAGCAGGGGGCGGATGCCGAGGCGACAAGGCTGACCACGCCGCCGGCCGCCGCCACCTCGGTGTCCGGGGCGTCCGTCGCCCCGACCTCGGTCACGGCGGCGTCCGTCTCCGGTGTGGACGCGGCGGGAGGACGGGCGGCGCCGGCGCCGATCGGGCCGGGCACCCTGCTGAGCCATACCTATGAGGTGGCCGGGTTGATCGCCCGCGGCGGCATGGGCGAGGTGCACCGCGCCCGCCATGTCGACATGAACACCTGGCATGCGGTGAAGGTGATCCGGCCGGAACTGGCGCAGGACGCCAAGATGGTGGAGCTGCTGCGGCGCGAGGCGGCGGCGCTGCGCGAGATCCGGCACGAGGCGGTGGTGTCCTACGACGGCGTCTTCCGCGACGAATATGGCCGGATCCTGCTGTCGATGGAGTATCTCGACGGACCGTCGCTGCAGGAGGTGCTGCAGGGCGGGCCGCTCGACCCGGATGACGTCGCCATCCTGCTCGACCGCGTCGCCTCGGGGCTGGCGGCGGCGCACCAGCGCGGCATCGTCCACCGCGACATGTCGACCGACAACGTCATCCTGCCCGGCCGCGAGATCGCCAACGCCAAGATCATCGATTTCGGCATCGCCAAGCAGACCGCCGGCGGGGCGGGGACCGTCATCGGCGATGCCTTCGCCGGCAAGTACGGCTATGCCTCGCCCGAGCAGTTCGGGCTGTTCGGCGGGCAGGTCGGGCCGCAGTCGGACATCTACAGCGCCGGTCTGGTGCTGGCCGCGGCGGCGCTCGGCCGGCCGCTGGACATGGGCCGCACGCCGCAGGCGATGATCGAGCGGCGCATGTCGGTGCCCGATTTGTCGGCGTTGGCCGAGCCGCTGCGCGGGGTCCTGTGTTCCATGCTGGAGCCGGATCCGCAGAACCGCGCCCGGACGATGGCGGAGCTGGTCGGCGCGCTGACCCGCCGCCCGGCGGAGATCACCCCCTTCGACGCCACACCCTTCCCGGCCGCGACCCCGGCGACGGAGGAGGGGCCGAAGCCGGCGGTGGCCGGGAGGCAGGCGAAGAGCGCTCAGGCGAAAACCGTGGAGGCAACCGCCCAGCCGACGAAGAAGGCTCCGGTCGGGCTGATCGCCGGTGGCGTCGGCGGTCTGGTGGCGGCCGGCGTCGCCGGTTTCCTGCTGTTCGGCCAGTCGCAGCCGCCCGCCCAGACGTCCGCCCAGGCGCCGGTGAAGGAGGCCGCGGCTCCCGCAACTCCCACCCCCACCCCGACACCTCCCGCTGCCCCGCCACCGGCCATGACGACGGCGCCGCTGGGCACGCCCACCCCGCCGGCACCGCCCCCGGCAGAGCCCGTGAAGACCGAAGCGCCGGCACCCGATCCGGTCAAGCCCGCGGTCACGCAGACACCCGCCGCTCCGGTGCCGCCGCAGCCGGTCACTCCGGCGGTTCAGACCGTGACGCCCCCGGCACCGACGCCCCCACCGGCCCAGGTCGTGCCGGCCGCGGTTCCGGCCCCTCCGCCTGTGCCGACGATCACGCCGGCCGAGGCGCGCAAGAGGGTGGAGGCCGCGGCGGCGGGGTTCACCTGTGCCGGCGTCAGGGCGGTCGAGACCGGCAAGGGGCTGCGCATCGGCGGCTATGTCGGCAGCGACGCCGATGCCGGTGCGCTGAAGGCGGCGATCACCGGGCTGCCGGGCGGCGTCGACATCGACGCCCGCGTCGCCGTGCGCCCCTGGCCGCTGTGCGAGGCGCTGGGCGTCGCCGGCCTGCCGGCGCGGGCGGAGGCGCAGGGGGCGGATGCGCTGGGGCTGGGCTTCAACCGGCCGTCGATGGTCTACCGCCAGGGCGAGAAGCTGGAGGTCACGGTGACGCCCGCGATGTCGGGCTACCTGACCGTCGACTACATCGACATGGAAGGCAACGCGATCCACATGGTGCCGATGCGCCTGCGCCGCGACGACCGCGTCGATGCCGGCCGCCCCGTCACGCTGGGGGTCGCCAAATCGCCGAGCGACCGCGTCTACACCATCGCCCCGCCCTATGGCCCGGCGATGATCCTGGCACTGGTCACGCGCGAACCGCTGTTCCCGGCGGAACGTGAGGAGGTGGAGCCTGCCGGTGGCTATCTGGCGAACCTGCGCTCGGCCATCGCCAAGGCCGAGGCGAAGGGCAACGTCGTCGTCCAGTCCGCCTTCTTCACCACCGTGGCCGAGTAG
- a CDS encoding alpha/beta fold hydrolase, with protein sequence MDGGGRRLAVIGGALALCALAGGFLGVGIDWLAGAPKGPPPVVIGESPPPVAMPGAVPAAIPTPAPTPAPAPPPALMEAPCPPGLPDGPAPRCHSLRVPSDWQRPDSLPLDLFVMVLPALNGAPAADPVVVLAGGPGQGGSDDPRGTAAMLAPMRASRDIVLVDQRGTGRSAPSLRCPALDPLRTWFGGVTAEDAVACLDPLRRAGYRLEDFDSGQSAADLRALRGALGVERWNVVATSYGGVLAQALLRADGAAVRSLVLNSPAAPDATWLDLDRLTAIRQAHRRMVEDCAAQPDCARAFPQLGQAVERLSAALERRPLELRLRHPATGRESDLQLNWPMLATVLALRLGSADGMVVMPALLDRLDRAVLRAGGTGRLEDAAARALVMPPGIWGVLDKLAYGLNLTVGCRENRPRIDAAAARRAAADLRPHVVADAVETDYDAACSVLKLPPVDEAFYRPVESDVPALILTGAYDTFTVPARAEAMRRSLHRATSLSFRGLGHDVLGVSPCGRNAAARFVETLSVGDAGACVERLLPPTFATRLPER encoded by the coding sequence ATGGACGGCGGCGGTCGGCGTCTCGCCGTCATCGGCGGTGCACTGGCGCTCTGTGCGCTGGCGGGCGGATTCCTCGGGGTGGGGATCGACTGGCTGGCCGGGGCGCCAAAGGGGCCACCGCCGGTCGTGATCGGGGAATCGCCGCCGCCCGTTGCCATGCCGGGCGCCGTTCCGGCCGCAATCCCCACCCCGGCGCCTACCCCGGCGCCCGCCCCGCCACCGGCGCTCATGGAAGCGCCATGTCCGCCGGGTCTGCCGGACGGGCCGGCGCCGCGCTGCCACAGCCTGCGGGTGCCGTCGGACTGGCAGCGGCCGGACAGCTTGCCGCTCGACCTGTTCGTGATGGTGCTGCCGGCGCTGAACGGCGCGCCCGCCGCCGATCCGGTGGTGGTGCTGGCCGGCGGGCCGGGGCAGGGCGGCAGCGACGATCCGCGCGGCACCGCGGCGATGCTGGCGCCGATGCGCGCCAGCCGCGACATCGTCCTGGTGGACCAGCGCGGCACCGGCCGGTCGGCGCCGTCCTTGCGCTGCCCGGCGCTGGACCCGCTGCGCACATGGTTCGGCGGCGTGACGGCGGAGGATGCCGTCGCCTGCCTGGATCCGCTGCGCCGCGCCGGCTATCGGCTGGAGGATTTCGACAGCGGGCAGAGTGCGGCGGACCTGCGGGCGCTGCGCGGCGCGCTGGGGGTGGAGCGCTGGAACGTCGTCGCGACCTCCTATGGCGGGGTGCTGGCGCAGGCGCTGCTGCGTGCCGACGGGGCGGCGGTGCGCAGCCTCGTGCTGAATTCCCCGGCGGCGCCGGATGCGACGTGGCTCGACCTCGACCGCTTGACCGCCATCCGGCAGGCGCATCGGCGGATGGTGGAGGATTGCGCCGCGCAGCCCGATTGCGCCCGCGCCTTCCCGCAGCTGGGGCAGGCGGTGGAGCGGCTGTCGGCGGCGCTGGAACGGCGGCCGCTGGAGCTTCGCCTGCGCCATCCCGCCACCGGGCGGGAGAGCGACCTGCAACTCAACTGGCCGATGCTGGCGACTGTGCTGGCCCTGCGGCTGGGCAGCGCGGACGGGATGGTGGTGATGCCGGCCCTGCTCGACCGTCTCGACCGCGCCGTCCTGCGGGCCGGCGGAACAGGGCGGCTGGAGGATGCGGCGGCGCGGGCGCTGGTGATGCCGCCGGGCATCTGGGGGGTGCTGGACAAGCTCGCCTATGGGCTGAACCTGACGGTGGGGTGCCGGGAGAACCGTCCGCGCATCGATGCCGCCGCCGCCCGGCGCGCCGCGGCGGACCTGCGCCCGCATGTGGTGGCGGACGCGGTGGAGACCGATTACGACGCCGCCTGTTCGGTGCTGAAGCTGCCGCCTGTCGATGAGGCCTTCTACCGGCCGGTCGAATCCGATGTGCCGGCGCTGATTCTGACCGGCGCCTATGACACCTTCACCGTCCCGGCGCGGGCCGAGGCGATGAGGCGCAGTCTGCACCGGGCGACGTCGTTGTCCTTCCGCGGCCTAGGCCATGACGTGCTGGGTGTCAGCCCCTGCGGGCGAAACGCCGCCGCCCGCTTCGTCGAGACGCTGTCCGTCGGCGATGCCGGGGCCTGCGTCGAACGGCTGCTGCCGCCGACCTTCGCCACCCGGCTGCCTGAGCGGTGA
- a CDS encoding LysR family transcriptional regulator, producing MDRLDDMLAFIKVVDTKSFTAAADRLNLSKSVVSRRIGELENRLGARLLNRTTRKLSLTEVGQAYYERCTRILADLEEAEQAVADLHAAPRGRLRLNAPVSFGIMHLAPAVAEFLERYPAIEIDMDLNDRTVDLVDEGYDLAVRIGRLRDSSLIARRLAPARIALCASPAYLQKHGVPETPDDLARHSCLLYTNVPTPDVWQFTVDGETRNVRVSGPIRSNNGDLLREAAISGVGFIMSPTFLCGQALTRGELVSVLHRHIPSEQSVNAVYPQNRHLSPKVRVFVDFLVQRLGPRPYWDCALLDTLPQEMRPQEAG from the coding sequence ATGGATCGCCTCGACGACATGCTCGCCTTCATCAAGGTGGTGGACACCAAGAGCTTCACCGCCGCCGCCGACCGGCTCAATCTGTCGAAGTCGGTGGTCTCCCGCCGCATCGGCGAGCTGGAGAACAGGCTCGGCGCGCGGCTGCTGAACCGCACCACCCGCAAGCTCAGCCTGACCGAGGTGGGACAGGCCTATTACGAGCGCTGCACCCGCATCCTCGCCGATCTGGAGGAAGCGGAGCAGGCGGTCGCCGACCTGCACGCCGCCCCGCGCGGCCGGCTGCGGCTGAACGCGCCGGTCAGCTTCGGCATCATGCATCTGGCCCCGGCGGTGGCGGAATTCCTGGAACGCTATCCGGCCATCGAGATCGACATGGATCTGAACGACCGCACGGTCGATCTGGTCGACGAGGGCTATGATCTGGCGGTCCGCATCGGGCGGCTGCGCGACAGCTCGCTGATCGCCCGGCGGCTGGCCCCGGCCCGCATCGCGCTGTGCGCCAGCCCGGCCTATCTGCAGAAGCACGGGGTGCCGGAAACGCCGGACGATCTCGCCCGCCACAGCTGCCTGCTCTACACCAACGTGCCGACGCCCGACGTCTGGCAGTTCACGGTCGATGGCGAGACGCGGAACGTCCGGGTTTCAGGCCCGATCCGCAGCAACAACGGCGACCTTCTGCGCGAGGCGGCGATATCCGGCGTCGGCTTCATCATGTCGCCGACCTTCCTGTGCGGACAGGCGCTGACGCGCGGCGAGCTGGTCAGCGTGCTGCACCGGCACATCCCGTCGGAACAGTCGGTCAACGCGGTTTATCCGCAGAACCGCCACCTGTCGCCGAAGGTGCGGGTGTTCGTCGATTTCCTGGTCCAGCGTCTCGGCCCGCGCCCCTATTGGGACTGCGCGCTGCTCGACACGCTGCCGCAGGAGATGAGGCCGCAGGAGGCCGGCTGA
- the wrbA gene encoding NAD(P)H:quinone oxidoreductase: MAKVLVLYYSSWGHVSEMAQAVAEGARSVAGTEVAVKRVPELVPEAVRQSAHYKDESDIPVATVDELAQYDAIVIGTPTRYGNMASQMKNFLDQTGGLWAKGALVGKVGAAFTSTATQHGGQESTILSTHTVLLHLGMVIVGLPYSFQGQMGVSDVMGNSPYGASTIAGGDGSRRPSAVELDGARFQGRHVAEIAAKLHG; this comes from the coding sequence ATGGCGAAGGTTCTGGTCCTCTATTACAGCAGCTGGGGCCATGTGTCGGAGATGGCGCAGGCGGTGGCCGAAGGCGCCCGCTCCGTCGCCGGGACCGAGGTGGCGGTGAAGCGCGTGCCCGAACTGGTGCCGGAGGCGGTTCGCCAGTCCGCCCATTACAAGGACGAGAGCGACATCCCCGTCGCCACCGTGGACGAGCTTGCCCAGTATGACGCCATCGTCATCGGCACGCCGACCCGCTACGGCAACATGGCCTCGCAGATGAAGAACTTCCTCGACCAGACCGGCGGCCTGTGGGCCAAGGGCGCGCTGGTCGGCAAAGTCGGCGCGGCCTTCACCTCCACCGCCACCCAGCATGGCGGGCAGGAGAGCACCATCCTCAGCACCCACACCGTGCTTCTGCATCTGGGCATGGTGATCGTCGGGCTGCCTTACTCCTTCCAGGGCCAGATGGGCGTTTCGGACGTGATGGGCAACTCGCCCTATGGCGCCAGCACCATCGCCGGCGGCGACGGCTCGCGCCGGCCGAGCGCGGTCGAACTGGACGGCGCCCGCTTCCAGGGCCGCCATGTCGCCGAGATCGCGGCGAAGCTGCACGGTTGA